In one window of Paraflavitalea soli DNA:
- a CDS encoding segregation and condensation protein A, which yields MNQSSYQIKLPQFEGPFDLLLFFIERDELDIYNIPITKIIKDFMDYIHGEDGLNIELSSEFILFVSTLMRIKAKMLLPRKEIDAQGNEIDPRQELIDKILEYKRFKEASARMAEMEAIRMLMVRRGNLQKDLSSIGEETGEGTEIQTITLFKLMKTFEKVIKRLEQRNLKPVHTVVRYNYTMDESREYMLSSVKREKVMSFEKIFDICQDRIHAIFLFLSMLELVQMKYMTLMVGEGRNNFILEFNEHREEDPIFDMMTLGKEPSAGETPIGGLFGNGPVTDEGSDEEPPADEPAADEPSADETE from the coding sequence GTGAATCAATCCAGTTACCAGATTAAGTTGCCACAGTTTGAAGGGCCTTTTGACCTCCTGTTATTCTTTATTGAGCGGGACGAACTGGATATTTATAATATACCTATTACCAAGATCATCAAGGACTTCATGGATTATATCCATGGCGAGGATGGATTGAATATTGAGCTGTCCAGTGAATTTATCCTGTTTGTATCTACCCTCATGCGCATCAAGGCCAAAATGTTGTTACCGCGCAAGGAAATAGATGCGCAGGGGAATGAGATCGATCCACGGCAGGAATTGATTGACAAGATCCTGGAATACAAACGCTTTAAGGAGGCTTCGGCGAGAATGGCCGAAATGGAAGCTATCCGGATGCTAATGGTAAGGCGTGGTAACCTGCAGAAAGACTTGTCTTCTATTGGTGAGGAAACCGGTGAAGGCACTGAAATACAGACTATTACCCTTTTCAAATTGATGAAGACGTTTGAAAAGGTAATCAAGCGCCTGGAACAGCGCAACCTCAAGCCGGTTCATACCGTGGTGCGTTATAATTACACCATGGACGAAAGCCGGGAATATATGCTTAGTTCGGTGAAGCGGGAAAAGGTGATGTCTTTTGAAAAGATTTTCGACATCTGCCAGGACCGTATCCATGCTATTTTCCTTTTTCTTTCCATGCTCGAGCTGGTACAAATGAAGTACATGACCCTCATGGTAGGGGAAGGCCGCAATAACTTCATTCTCGAATTCAACGAACACCGCGAAGAAGATCCCATTTTTGATATGATGACACTAGGCAAGGAACCTTCGGCAGGCGAAACGCCTATTGGCGGATTGTTTGGAAATGGCCCCGTTACAGACGAAGGTTCTGATGAAGAGCCACCTGCTGACGAACCGGCTGCCGATGAGCCTTCCGCAGACGAAACGGAGTAA
- a CDS encoding FtsX-like permease family protein, with translation MNFLFAWRYFKAKKSTNAINVIAWISMVAIMSITFAFIVVLSVFNGFEGLVKSLYSSFYPHVLITPKAGNKTILVSPAQLKQLAAVKDVVHYSGVIEEKTLLLNGEIQVPVALKGVDDAYKQVTGVADNIIRGEYATGTSERPIIVLGNGVEGALAIESDKNLYPLTAYIFKGGASTNAADLYQSVAAENMITGGTFLIQADIDNKYAITNIDFMRRMLALKDDEYSRIEIALTDESKAATVGKSIQKILGNDYVVETRYEQNKSLYSVMTLEKWAIYGILTLMLIVAAFTMIGGLTMLVLEKQKDIQVLKAMGANNGLIQKIFLSEGLLLAGIGAISGIILAVIFCWAQVRFELIPLEGGTFLINYYPVKLVAGDFLLILATVSVVAFTASWFPSRKAALQPIQLKS, from the coding sequence ATTGTAGTGTTGAGTGTGTTCAACGGCTTTGAAGGCCTGGTGAAATCTTTGTATTCCTCTTTTTACCCCCATGTACTGATTACGCCCAAAGCGGGCAATAAGACCATCCTGGTTTCACCCGCACAGTTAAAGCAACTCGCCGCGGTAAAAGATGTGGTGCATTATTCGGGGGTGATAGAAGAAAAAACGCTGTTGCTCAATGGGGAGATCCAGGTGCCGGTAGCCTTAAAAGGGGTAGACGATGCCTATAAGCAAGTAACAGGCGTAGCGGATAATATCATACGCGGAGAATATGCTACGGGAACCTCCGAAAGGCCCATTATTGTACTGGGCAATGGGGTGGAAGGGGCGCTTGCCATCGAATCGGACAAGAACCTGTACCCGCTTACTGCCTACATATTTAAAGGGGGCGCATCGACAAATGCAGCTGACCTGTATCAATCGGTAGCCGCCGAAAATATGATCACGGGGGGAACCTTTCTCATCCAGGCTGATATTGATAATAAATATGCCATTACGAATATCGATTTCATGCGGCGAATGCTGGCCCTGAAGGACGATGAATACAGCCGCATTGAGATTGCGCTGACAGATGAGAGCAAGGCTGCGACAGTAGGAAAAAGCATTCAAAAAATACTCGGCAATGACTATGTGGTGGAGACAAGATATGAACAGAACAAAAGCCTGTACAGTGTGATGACGCTTGAAAAATGGGCTATTTACGGCATTCTCACCTTAATGCTTATTGTAGCTGCCTTTACCATGATCGGCGGATTGACGATGCTGGTACTTGAAAAGCAAAAAGATATACAGGTATTAAAAGCCATGGGCGCCAACAACGGCCTCATACAAAAGATATTCCTGAGCGAAGGATTGTTGCTGGCCGGTATTGGCGCCATAAGTGGTATCATACTGGCGGTGATCTTTTGCTGGGCGCAGGTACGATTCGAATTGATACCGTTGGAAGGCGGTACTTTCCTGATCAATTATTACCCGGTAAAACTGGTAGCAGGTGATTTCCTGCTCATTCTAGCCACTGTATCGGTGGTTGCTTTTACGGCTTCCTGGTTTCCCTCCCGCAAGGCCGCGCTGCAGCCTATTCAACTGAAAAGCTAA
- a CDS encoding murein L,D-transpeptidase catalytic domain-containing protein produces MKRFLLVALATILLFVLASAAWYYSKMKPVYKTVNRDVAATLHKKLLLKLSSRAAQARAYAIRNKCNADVCFLIDMSIESGKNRLFVYDLKKDAITSGGLVTHGRCNEEWLNGRRYGNEVGCGCTSLGRYKVGASYKGRFGLAYKLHGQDSTNSNAFKRFVVLHSHECVPAAEVDPYPICQSDGCPTVAPDFLKKLAATIDGSPRPILLWIFN; encoded by the coding sequence ATGAAACGTTTCCTGCTGGTGGCCCTGGCCACGATCCTTTTGTTTGTACTGGCCAGTGCTGCCTGGTATTATTCCAAAATGAAACCTGTTTATAAAACAGTCAACCGCGATGTGGCCGCTACGCTGCACAAGAAGCTGCTGCTCAAATTGTCTTCCCGGGCAGCCCAGGCCAGAGCGTATGCTATCAGGAATAAATGCAATGCCGATGTATGTTTCCTCATCGACATGAGCATTGAGTCGGGGAAAAACAGGCTATTCGTATATGATCTGAAAAAGGATGCTATCACAAGTGGAGGATTGGTAACCCACGGACGGTGCAATGAGGAATGGCTCAATGGCCGCCGCTATGGCAATGAAGTGGGTTGCGGCTGTACATCGCTGGGCAGGTACAAAGTGGGCGCTTCTTACAAGGGCCGGTTTGGACTGGCTTATAAGTTACACGGTCAGGACTCCACCAACAGCAATGCCTTCAAAAGGTTTGTGGTATTGCATTCCCACGAATGTGTACCGGCAGCAGAGGTGGATCCTTACCCTATTTGCCAGAGTGATGGCTGCCCAACTGTAGCTCCCGATTTCTTAAAAAAACTGGCCGCAACGATCGATGGATCACCGCGGCCAATACTGTTATGGATCTTCAATTAA
- a CDS encoding DUF3078 domain-containing protein gives MRKLLLLTVFSVSCLITWGQDAGVKDMKSQSDKTLVNDTSHHSGWKKGGLFTLNVGQGGSKNWAAGAEKFSFTTAAYLSVYANKKAGKFYWNNNLDLGYAMVNTTSQGVRKTDDKIDLYSKAGYELSKSLSVAGVVNFRSQFTDGFDYDYRGKGYKRRISGFFAPAYLVVAPGLDWHPTDYFSVFLSPISARWVFVTNEPKSYYYPAGDPGPDGGGFEAPLSTFYGVDPAREVKVEAGAYASINFNKEILRNVSFKSRLDLYSNYLKTYRFTPTGPDQLQITEVSAKPQNVDVFWTNAIVMKVNKYLNVTYNFDLIYDDDVRQFGPNENAAGVQLRSLLAVGFSAKF, from the coding sequence ATGAGAAAATTGCTTTTACTCACGGTATTCAGTGTGTCCTGCCTGATCACCTGGGGACAGGACGCAGGCGTAAAAGATATGAAATCGCAGTCGGATAAAACGCTGGTAAATGATACATCTCATCATTCAGGCTGGAAAAAAGGTGGCTTGTTCACACTTAACGTAGGCCAGGGCGGTAGCAAGAACTGGGCAGCTGGTGCCGAAAAGTTCTCTTTTACTACTGCTGCCTATCTCAGTGTTTATGCAAATAAGAAAGCCGGAAAATTCTATTGGAATAATAACCTCGATCTGGGATACGCTATGGTCAATACCACTTCACAGGGTGTACGGAAGACCGATGATAAGATCGACCTGTACAGCAAAGCTGGTTATGAACTGTCCAAAAGTCTGAGTGTAGCTGGTGTGGTCAACTTCAGGAGCCAGTTTACCGACGGGTTTGATTATGATTACCGGGGCAAAGGATACAAACGCAGGATTTCCGGTTTCTTTGCTCCCGCTTACCTGGTAGTAGCGCCGGGTCTCGACTGGCATCCTACCGACTATTTCAGTGTTTTTCTTTCTCCCATTTCTGCCCGTTGGGTATTTGTTACCAATGAGCCCAAGAGCTACTATTATCCTGCCGGTGATCCCGGACCGGATGGCGGTGGCTTTGAAGCTCCGCTTTCTACCTTTTATGGGGTAGATCCGGCACGTGAAGTAAAAGTGGAGGCCGGCGCCTACGCTTCCATCAACTTTAATAAGGAAATACTGAGAAACGTTTCCTTTAAAAGCCGTCTCGACCTGTATTCCAATTACCTCAAAACATACCGGTTTACCCCCACAGGCCCCGATCAGTTGCAGATAACTGAGGTGAGTGCCAAACCTCAGAATGTGGATGTGTTCTGGACCAACGCCATTGTGATGAAAGTGAATAAGTACCTGAACGTTACTTATAATTTTGATCTTATATATGACGATGATGTGCGTCAGTTTGGCCCCAATGAAAATGCTGCCGGGGTCCAGTTAAGGTCATTATTGGCTGTGGGTTTTTCTGCTAAATTCTAA
- a CDS encoding MraY family glycosyltransferase, whose protein sequence is MFDVLLSIAISFTITFLAIPVIITVAERKKLFDLPNERKIHQNPIPSLGGLGIFAGFVMACLIAIQFHASPEFQYFLAACFVIFFLGLKDDILVISPIKKFIGQVLAAFLIIYKGNIQIRSMHGFMGIHELPESFSLLLTYFTIIVIINSFNLIDGIDGLAGSLGLMASIVFGFYFLQVNMPAYSILAFALAGSLAAFLIFNFHPAKIFMGDTGSLLIGLINSILVVKFIEVANAVNVPYPILASPAIGFAILMIPLLDTLRVFSIRIVNRRSPFSPDRNHVHHLLLDKGLSHRSITLMLVTINLLAIVVSYALRNSGCTWIILAIVLIFFSGIAALYYTRPRPRLFVARTVESENKNSRIVPLTKDTILEQKN, encoded by the coding sequence ATGTTTGATGTATTACTATCAATAGCTATTTCTTTTACGATCACATTTTTGGCTATTCCGGTAATTATTACCGTAGCGGAAAGAAAAAAACTTTTCGATTTGCCTAACGAGCGGAAGATTCACCAGAATCCTATTCCTTCGCTTGGTGGTCTGGGTATTTTTGCAGGTTTCGTGATGGCATGCCTCATTGCTATCCAGTTTCATGCCTCCCCTGAATTTCAGTATTTCCTGGCGGCCTGTTTTGTGATCTTCTTCCTTGGGTTGAAAGATGACATACTGGTCATATCGCCTATTAAGAAATTCATAGGTCAGGTATTGGCGGCGTTTCTGATCATTTATAAAGGAAATATCCAGATCAGGAGCATGCATGGCTTTATGGGCATTCATGAATTGCCTGAGTCTTTCAGCCTGTTACTCACGTACTTTACCATCATTGTGATCATCAATTCTTTCAACCTTATTGATGGGATCGATGGGTTGGCTGGCAGCCTTGGCCTGATGGCTTCCATTGTTTTTGGGTTTTATTTTCTGCAAGTCAATATGCCTGCCTACTCTATCCTGGCTTTTGCATTGGCTGGCAGCCTGGCGGCTTTCCTGATCTTTAACTTCCATCCGGCTAAGATATTCATGGGCGATACGGGGTCGCTGCTCATCGGACTTATTAACTCTATATTGGTGGTCAAATTCATCGAAGTAGCCAATGCAGTGAATGTTCCCTACCCCATTTTGGCTTCGCCGGCCATTGGTTTTGCCATCCTGATGATCCCCTTGCTGGATACATTACGGGTATTTTCTATCCGTATTGTGAACCGCCGGTCTCCTTTTAGCCCGGATCGCAACCACGTACACCACTTATTACTGGATAAAGGTCTTTCACACCGTAGCATCACCTTAATGCTGGTGACCATCAACCTGCTGGCGATTGTGGTTTCCTATGCCCTGCGCAACTCCGGTTGCACCTGGATTATACTGGCCATTGTGCTGATCTTTTTCAGCGGCATCGCTGCGTTATACTATACGCGCCCCAGGCCCCGTTTGTTTGTAGCCCGTACGGTGGAGTCGGAAAACAAGAACTCCAGGATCGTACCACTTACTAAGGATACCATTTTAGAACAGAAGAACTGA
- the mscL gene encoding large conductance mechanosensitive channel protein MscL: MGFIKEFKEFAIKGNVIDLAVGVIIGGAFGKIIDSVIKDLVMPLVAAVVGAPDFSNAYLPLKAGIPTNLALAEAQKLGPVFAYGNFITVAINFFLLAIVIFLMVKAINSMKRKQEAVPAAPTPPTATEQLLAEIRDELKKKG, from the coding sequence ATGGGATTTATCAAAGAGTTCAAAGAGTTTGCAATTAAAGGAAATGTTATTGATCTGGCTGTGGGCGTGATCATTGGCGGGGCTTTTGGAAAGATCATCGATTCAGTGATCAAGGATCTGGTGATGCCATTGGTGGCGGCGGTTGTAGGGGCGCCTGATTTCAGTAATGCCTACCTGCCGTTGAAAGCGGGAATACCCACTAACCTTGCTTTGGCTGAAGCACAGAAGTTGGGACCTGTGTTTGCTTATGGTAATTTCATTACTGTTGCTATTAACTTCTTTTTATTGGCCATTGTTATTTTCCTCATGGTTAAAGCGATCAATTCCATGAAGCGTAAACAGGAAGCTGTACCTGCTGCTCCCACACCCCCTACTGCAACCGAACAGTTACTGGCAGAGATACGCGACGAGTTAAAGAAAAAGGGTTAA
- a CDS encoding transketolase gives MPPLKDIATQIRRDIVRMVHGAASGHPGGSLGCTDYFTALYFKVMKHNPQFNMDATNEDVFFLSNGHISPVFYSTLARSGYFDIKELATFRKLNSRLQGHPATHEHLPGIRVASGSLGQGMSVAIGAALTKKLNGENTVVYSLHGDGELDEGQNWEAMMFAAHHKVDNLISTVDWNGQQIDGPTKKVMNLLDLGAKFDAFGWEVIRLEKGNDVEEVAATLEKAKSFVGKGKPIVILMVTVMGKGVDFMEGSHEWHGISPNDEQLAKALAQLPETLGDY, from the coding sequence ATGCCCCCATTAAAAGACATTGCTACGCAGATAAGACGGGATATCGTTAGGATGGTACACGGCGCTGCCAGCGGTCACCCCGGCGGTTCCCTGGGATGCACAGATTACTTTACAGCCCTCTACTTTAAAGTAATGAAGCACAACCCACAATTCAATATGGACGCCACGAATGAAGATGTTTTCTTCTTGTCCAATGGCCATATTTCCCCTGTTTTTTATTCCACTTTAGCCAGGTCTGGCTATTTTGATATTAAAGAACTGGCTACTTTCCGCAAGCTCAACTCAAGGCTACAGGGCCACCCTGCTACCCATGAGCACTTGCCCGGCATCCGCGTTGCCAGTGGCTCCCTGGGCCAGGGCATGAGCGTAGCCATCGGCGCTGCCCTCACTAAAAAACTGAATGGCGAAAATACAGTTGTGTATTCCCTACACGGTGATGGTGAACTGGATGAAGGCCAGAACTGGGAAGCCATGATGTTTGCTGCTCACCACAAAGTAGACAACCTCATCTCCACAGTAGATTGGAATGGTCAGCAAATTGACGGACCTACCAAAAAAGTAATGAACCTGCTCGACCTGGGCGCCAAGTTTGACGCTTTTGGCTGGGAAGTCATCCGCCTGGAAAAAGGCAACGATGTGGAAGAAGTAGCAGCAACCCTCGAAAAAGCCAAATCCTTTGTAGGCAAAGGCAAGCCCATCGTTATCCTCATGGTGACTGTTATGGGCAAGGGTGTTGACTTCATGGAAGGCTCTCACGAGTGGCATGGTATCTCTCCCAATGATGAGCAACTGGCCAAGGCATTAGCTCAGTTACCAGAAACCCTGGGAGATTATTAA
- a CDS encoding PPK2 family polyphosphate kinase produces MGRIRLADISTRAPKDFDKETTKAKTQEILGQLDELQNLLYAESKYAILVILQGPDASGKDGVIRNVFTSMNPQGITVKSFKTPTAAELSHDFLWRVHEAAPAKGMVQVFNRSQYEDILITRVHKWIDDDMAKKRMKAINDFEKLLEEHNNTQILKFYLHVSPEEQQERLQERIKDRTKQWKYNENDFAEAKLLKEYRSAYEDCFEYCNDIPWTIVPADQNWYKEYIIASTLLATLKKLDMKFPGLKKSNQGY; encoded by the coding sequence ATGGGCAGGATCAGACTGGCAGATATCTCCACAAGGGCGCCGAAAGACTTTGACAAGGAAACCACGAAAGCAAAAACACAGGAGATCCTGGGCCAGCTGGATGAGCTGCAAAACCTGCTCTATGCGGAGTCGAAATATGCCATACTGGTTATTTTACAGGGACCTGATGCCAGTGGCAAGGATGGTGTGATCCGCAATGTATTCACCTCCATGAACCCACAGGGTATTACGGTAAAATCATTCAAAACGCCCACAGCTGCGGAGTTGAGCCACGATTTTCTGTGGCGTGTACATGAAGCAGCGCCTGCCAAAGGTATGGTACAGGTATTCAACCGCTCACAATACGAGGATATACTGATTACGCGGGTACATAAATGGATCGATGATGACATGGCGAAAAAGCGCATGAAGGCGATCAATGATTTTGAAAAGTTGTTGGAGGAGCACAACAATACGCAGATACTGAAATTTTACCTGCATGTGTCGCCCGAAGAGCAGCAGGAGCGGCTGCAGGAGCGCATTAAGGACCGTACCAAGCAATGGAAGTACAATGAAAATGACTTTGCAGAAGCGAAGCTGCTGAAAGAATACCGGAGCGCCTACGAAGATTGTTTTGAATATTGTAATGATATCCCCTGGACGATTGTACCAGCCGATCAAAACTGGTACAAAGAATATATTATAGCCTCTACACTCTTAGCTACATTAAAGAAACTGGACATGAAATTTCCCGGGTTGAAGAAAAGCAACCAGGGATATTAA
- the dxs gene encoding 1-deoxy-D-xylulose-5-phosphate synthase, which translates to MEIAPGPLLKMIESPADVKQLSREQLHQLCDELRQYIIDVVSVHGGHFGASLGVVELSVALHYIYNTPYDQLVWDVGHQAYGHKILTGRKDNFSSNRKYNGLSGFPKRSESEYDTFGVGHSSTSISAALGMAIAARHKGENRKSVAVIGDGSMTAGMAFEAMNHAGVTDADMLIILNDNNMSIDPNVGALREYLTDISTSHTYNRLKDDIWKALGKLPVGKKFTRDMASKLEHSVKGFVNKSSNLFEALKLRYFGPIDGHNITKLVDTLQDLKKIPGPKILHIITVKGKGYSLAEKDQTKWHAPGLFDKITGEIYKKTFETKQPPKYQDVFGHTIIELAEKNKNIFGITPAMPSGSSLKFMMEQMPDRAIDVGICEQHAVTLSAGMATQGLKVFCNIYSSFMQRAYDQVVHDVAIQKLPVIFCLDRAGLVGEDGPTHHGAYDIPYFRCIPHMVISAPMNESELRNLMYTAQLETNNHPFVIRYPRGEGVMPDWKTPFEEITIGKGRKLKDGDDIAILTLGHPGNFATTAIRELKTEGLNPAHYDMRFAKPLDEALLHEVFKKYAKVLTVEDGTIVGGMGSAVLEFMAQHNYHATVKMLGIPDRLVEHGSLKELHRECGYDAAGIAQTVREMMKDKVTVGTLLQ; encoded by the coding sequence ATGGAAATTGCTCCCGGCCCCTTACTCAAAATGATCGAATCACCGGCAGATGTAAAGCAGCTCAGCAGAGAACAGCTGCATCAACTGTGTGATGAATTACGTCAGTATATCATTGACGTAGTAAGCGTTCACGGTGGCCACTTTGGCGCCAGTTTAGGCGTAGTAGAACTTTCTGTAGCCCTGCATTATATCTACAATACCCCTTATGATCAGCTCGTATGGGATGTAGGCCACCAGGCTTATGGCCATAAAATATTGACCGGCCGCAAAGACAATTTCAGTTCCAACAGGAAATACAACGGCCTGAGCGGTTTTCCCAAACGCAGTGAAAGTGAATACGACACTTTTGGCGTAGGGCATTCTTCTACTTCTATTTCTGCGGCACTGGGTATGGCCATAGCTGCCAGGCACAAGGGCGAGAACCGTAAGTCGGTAGCCGTTATTGGCGACGGTTCCATGACAGCCGGTATGGCCTTTGAAGCGATGAACCATGCCGGGGTAACCGATGCCGATATGCTCATTATCCTGAATGATAACAACATGAGCATCGACCCCAATGTGGGCGCTCTCCGGGAATACCTCACGGACATCTCCACCTCACATACTTACAACCGCCTGAAAGATGATATCTGGAAGGCGCTGGGCAAATTACCGGTAGGTAAGAAATTCACCCGTGATATGGCCAGTAAGCTGGAGCACAGTGTGAAAGGATTTGTCAACAAAAGCAGCAACCTGTTTGAGGCATTGAAGCTGCGTTATTTTGGTCCTATTGACGGACACAATATCACCAAGCTGGTAGATACCCTGCAAGACCTGAAGAAGATTCCCGGCCCCAAAATATTACATATCATAACCGTGAAGGGCAAGGGTTATTCACTGGCCGAAAAAGACCAAACCAAATGGCATGCGCCCGGCCTGTTTGACAAGATCACCGGCGAGATCTATAAAAAGACCTTTGAAACCAAACAGCCCCCCAAATACCAGGATGTATTTGGACATACTATTATAGAACTGGCAGAAAAGAACAAAAACATATTCGGTATTACACCAGCCATGCCTTCCGGCTCTTCCCTCAAATTCATGATGGAGCAGATGCCGGATCGCGCAATTGATGTAGGCATTTGCGAACAACACGCTGTAACACTGAGTGCCGGTATGGCAACACAGGGATTGAAGGTATTTTGCAATATCTACTCCTCCTTTATGCAACGAGCGTATGACCAGGTGGTACATGATGTAGCCATACAAAAGCTGCCGGTGATCTTCTGCCTGGACCGTGCAGGACTGGTAGGAGAAGACGGGCCCACTCACCATGGGGCCTATGATATTCCTTATTTCCGTTGCATTCCTCATATGGTGATCAGCGCACCGATGAATGAAAGCGAATTGCGTAACCTGATGTATACTGCTCAGTTGGAGACCAACAATCATCCTTTTGTGATCCGCTATCCACGTGGAGAAGGTGTAATGCCCGATTGGAAAACACCCTTTGAAGAGATCACCATCGGTAAGGGCAGAAAGCTGAAAGACGGGGACGATATCGCCATTCTTACCCTTGGCCATCCTGGTAATTTTGCGACCACCGCCATCCGTGAGCTGAAGACAGAGGGCCTGAACCCGGCGCATTATGATATGCGCTTTGCCAAACCGCTGGACGAAGCCCTTTTACACGAAGTATTCAAAAAATATGCTAAAGTGCTCACCGTTGAAGATGGCACTATCGTGGGAGGCATGGGCAGTGCAGTATTGGAATTCATGGCTCAACACAACTACCATGCTACTGTGAAAATGCTGGGTATCCCCGATCGTTTGGTAGAGCATGGCTCCCTCAAAGAATTGCACCGTGAGTGTGGCTATGATGCAGCCGGCATTGCACAAACAGTGCGGGAAATGATGAAAGATAAGGTGACGGTAGGTACGTTATTGCAATGA
- a CDS encoding GNAT family N-acetyltransferase: MQPIEIRYATLDDLEAIRALYHAVTLQGSGIARRTAEVTDQYIRSFIRKSLDQGIILVAQQSVSGELVAEVHTARMEPAVFSHVLSDLTIVVHPAFQQYGIGRNIFQALLKEVEDHHPGILRVELVAKESNERALKFYELLGFIKEGRFEKRIASDGGGFEADIPMAWFNPKYK, translated from the coding sequence ATGCAGCCCATTGAGATACGTTATGCCACACTCGATGACCTGGAAGCGATCCGTGCTTTGTACCATGCAGTGACGCTGCAGGGGAGTGGGATTGCCCGGAGAACAGCCGAAGTGACGGATCAATATATCCGCTCTTTTATACGGAAAAGCCTGGATCAGGGCATCATCCTGGTTGCGCAGCAATCGGTGAGCGGGGAACTGGTGGCGGAGGTGCATACTGCGCGTATGGAACCTGCTGTTTTCAGCCATGTACTGAGTGACCTGACAATTGTGGTGCATCCCGCTTTTCAACAGTATGGCATTGGCCGTAACATTTTCCAGGCCCTGTTAAAAGAAGTGGAGGACCATCATCCGGGTATCCTTCGGGTGGAATTGGTGGCCAAAGAAAGCAATGAAAGGGCGCTGAAGTTCTACGAGTTGCTTGGTTTTATAAAAGAAGGCAGGTTTGAGAAAAGGATTGCCAGCGATGGCGGCGGTTTTGAAGCAGATATTCCCATGGCCTGGTTCAATCCGAAATACAAGTAG
- the frr gene encoding ribosome recycling factor, protein MSDELNIIEETALESMDKAISHLETELIKVRAGKANPNIVDGIVVDYYGTPTPINQIGNVTVADARTLNIQPWEKNMLQPIERAIINSNIGITPQNDGNIIRLFMPPLTEERRKQLVKTAQGEGEHSKVSIRNIRRDAIEQVRKLQKNGLSEDVAKDAEKNIQEMTDKYILLVDKHLSAKEKEIMTV, encoded by the coding sequence ATGTCAGACGAGTTAAATATAATTGAAGAAACTGCGCTGGAGTCCATGGATAAGGCCATCAGCCACCTGGAAACAGAATTGATCAAGGTAAGGGCCGGCAAAGCCAACCCCAATATTGTAGATGGTATCGTAGTAGATTATTATGGAACGCCTACCCCCATCAACCAGATCGGTAACGTAACGGTAGCCGATGCGCGTACCCTGAATATACAGCCCTGGGAAAAGAATATGCTGCAGCCTATCGAGCGAGCTATCATCAACTCCAATATTGGCATCACTCCCCAGAATGATGGCAACATCATTCGCCTGTTCATGCCGCCTTTAACGGAAGAACGCCGCAAGCAGCTGGTAAAAACGGCGCAAGGTGAGGGAGAACATTCTAAAGTTTCCATCCGCAACATTCGCCGTGATGCTATTGAACAAGTAAGGAAACTGCAAAAAAATGGCCTGAGCGAAGATGTGGCCAAGGACGCTGAAAAGAATATCCAGGAAATGACCGACAAATACATTTTACTGGTCGACAAACATCTTTCGGCTAAAGAAAAAGAGATCATGACTGTATAG